The following nucleotide sequence is from Polyangia bacterium.
ATCTGCTCGGCTTCGGGCTGGTCATTCCGTTTCTGCCGGGCGTGGCCCGGAACCTGGGCGCCAGCGACTTCGTGGCCACGCTGCCGGGGGCGGTCTACTCGCTGATGCAGTTCCTGTTCGTGCCCATCTGGGGACGGCTGTCGGATCGCATCGGGCGACGACCAGTTTTACTGGTCAGCATCGCCGGCTCGGCGATCGGGATGGCGGGCCTGGGCCTGGCCAACAGCCTGGTCTTCATCTTCGTGGCCCGCATTTTCAGCGGCGTGGCGACAGCGAACATCGCTGTGGCGCAGGCGTACATCGCCGACGTGACGCCGCCAGAGCGCCGCGCGCGCGGCATGGGCATCATCGGCATGGCGTTCGGCCTGGGGTTCATCATCGGCCCCTTCGTCGGTGGCGAGCTGGGACACTTCGTGATCCTGGGCCATCCCGGCGCGCTGGCCGCTTTCGTCGCGTCGGGTCTGTCGCTGGTCAATCTGCTTTTGGCCCTGCGCACGCTGCCGGAATCGCTGCCCGCCGAGGCGCGCGGAAGATCCGTCCGTCGGGCGACGCCGCTGGATTTCGAGCAGATTCGGCGAGCCATTGCGCTGCCCGGGGTAGGCGCGGCGATGGCCATCAGCTTCATGGTGGTGTTCTGGTTCGCCGGCATGGAGCAGACGTTCCGGCTTTTCACGGAAGACAAGTTCGGCATGTCCGACGTCGGCACGGGGCGCCTGTTCGGCCTGGTGGGCGTCGTGGCGGCGACGGTGCAAGGTGGGCTCATCCACCGGCTGACCCGGGCATTCGGCGAAGTGAAGCTGGTGCGCAGTGGGATCGTCTGCCAGGCGTTCGCCTTCGCCCTGCTGGGCGTATCGCCGCAGCTGGGCGGCTGGTCGCTGGTCGGCATCTACGCCGCGTCGGGCCTGATCGCCCTCGGTAGTGGATTGGTGACGCCCAGCTTGTCGTCGTACGTGTCGCAGAAGACGACGCGCGACGCGCAAGGCGTGACGCTGGGCTCGTTGCAATCAGCGTCGGCGCTGG
It contains:
- a CDS encoding MFS transporter, translating into MRKASLGTLFLTVFLDLLGFGLVIPFLPGVARNLGASDFVATLPGAVYSLMQFLFVPIWGRLSDRIGRRPVLLVSIAGSAIGMAGLGLANSLVFIFVARIFSGVATANIAVAQAYIADVTPPERRARGMGIIGMAFGLGFIIGPFVGGELGHFVILGHPGALAAFVASGLSLVNLLLALRTLPESLPAEARGRSVRRATPLDFEQIRRAIALPGVGAAMAISFMVVFWFAGMEQTFRLFTEDKFGMSDVGTGRLFGLVGVVAATVQGGLIHRLTRAFGEVKLVRSGIVCQAFAFALLGVSPQLGGWSLVGIYAASGLIALGSGLVTPSLSSYVSQKTTRDAQGVTLGSLQSASALARVLGPACGGVFYAAINPSAPYLLGAAGMILAAFVALRLRAVAPAAATATATSSAV